In a single window of the Tigriopus californicus strain San Diego chromosome 2, Tcal_SD_v2.1, whole genome shotgun sequence genome:
- the LOC131892851 gene encoding polynucleotide 5'-hydroxyl-kinase NOL9-like isoform X2 has translation MVEFFPLAVTIPSTTGPDHETPHSGGACLAVVPMGQQFHLKGRCRLSVWSTAHGIRVLGWQMTHGQPAQIVASPRGYSLLAIEAVPTPDPTAPLPRIGPQAQGEKVKSHWSSAQATSTADPSAIPQIRARVRSLISPDQMSEARLDTIMLSPSALVYCQAVNSDWQTRLESTLPHVVNIGLFGRDWPNHALSPLPTLHAEAEKRLNVSLVDAGALHSFRLFTPHPSWASIWPDPSSAKPHRPDHPPRIFVAGGKGVGKSTLAKWLFHQLLGHYPQVVWVDLDPGQSELSIPGFICASVLASPLLGPNFTHLDCPLHTRFFVGDIDVCNVMQRYKAASRLMASVLAQDQGLGQWPWVINNLGFTGSIGLSILREALLTWRPSTLVSITSVSQRKNYPADLSTWTRQLGLAQTRVIRLPAVPERTSDCRGESRPTHWGLPEPRKLREIVLLAFLAHFPRPLKEMEPYVVSLDAVRVNILDRNVGASPQSRAQYLFRMNASIVSLECDRFSWSNDKESDLNLSVGVGIIRGIDVERNEIYVVTNLHDQSVLANVSCITVGMIRLPDSVFLDQPSKLGLPYVGGTLFQTPLSQPWIKGGRPRN, from the exons ATGGTCGAGTTCTTCCCTCTGGCCGTGACGATCCCCTCAACCACCGGACCAGACCATGAAACACCCCACTCCGGCGGGGCGTGTCTAGCCGTGGTGCCCATGGGCCAACAGTTCCATTTGAAAGGACGCTGCAGGCTCAGCGTTTGGAGCACGGCCCACGGGATTCGGGTCCTGGGTTGGCAAATGACGCATGGCCAGCCCGCTCAAATCGTGGCCTCGCCCCGTGGTTACAGTCTCTTGGCCATTGAAGCCGTGCCCACCCCAGACCCGACCGCCCCGCTCCCCAGGATAGGACCCCAAGCCCAGGGAGAGAAGGTCAAGTCCCACTGGTCCTCGGCCCAGGCGACGTCCACAGCCGACCCAAGCGCCATCCCGCAGATCCGGGCTCGCGTTCGTTCGTTGATCTCGCCCGACCAGATGTCTGAGGCTCGTTTGGACACCATAATGCTAAGCCCCTCGGCCCTGGTGTACTGCCAAGCCGTGAATTCGGATTGGCAAACCCGTTTGGAGTCCACCTTACCGCACGTGGTCAACATCGGCCTATTTGGGCGCGATTGGCCCAACCACGCCCTCTCACCCCTACCTACTCTTCACGCCGAAGCCGAAAAGCGGCTCAACGTGAGTTTGGTCGACGCGGGCGCTTTGCATTCGTTCCGTTTATTCACCCCCCATCCAAGTTGGGCCTCGATTTGGCCCGACCCCTCGTCAGCCAAACCCCACCGCCCAGATC ACCCGCCCCGGATCTTTGTGGCTGGCGGCAAAGGCGTAGGCAAATCCACATTAGCCAAATGGCTGTTCCATCAGTTATTGGGCCACTATCCCCAGGTGGTGTGGGTTGATCTGGACCCCGGTCAATCCGAGTTGTCGATTCCCG GCTTTATTTGCGCCTCGGTCTTGGCCTCGCCGCTTCTGGGTCCCAACTTCACGCATCTCGATTGTCCGCTCCACACCCGCTTCTTCGTAGGTGACATCGATGTGTGCAACGTGATGCAGCGCTATAAGGCCGCCTCTCGATTGATGGCCTCCGTCCTGGCCCAAGACCAGGGCCTAGGCCAATGGCCTTGGGTCATCAACAACTTGGGCTTCACTGGCTCGATCGGACTCTCGATTTTACGCGAGGCTCTTCTCACGTGGCGTCCTAGCACCCTCGTGTCGATCACGAGTGTTAGTCAACGCAAGAATTACCCCGCGGATCTGTCCACTTGGACGCGACAATTGGGTTTGGCTCAAACCCGCGTGATTCGCTTACCAGCTGTACCTGAGCGGACCTCCGATTGCCGCGGAGAATCACGTCCCACCCACTGGGGTTTGCCCGAACCTCGGAAACTGCGAGAGATCGTGCTTCTGGCTTTCTTGGCCCATTTCCCTCGGCCCCTCAAAGAGATGGAACCGTATGTCGTATCATTGGATGCCGTCCGGGTGAACATCCTTGACCGCAATGTGGGTGCCAGTCCTCAATCTCGAGCTCAGTACTTGTTTCGCATGAACGCGTCCATCGTGTCTTTGGAGTGCGATCGATTTTCATGGAGTAATGATAAGGAATCGGACCTCAATCTTAGTGTGGGCGTGGGCATCATTCGTGGGATTGACGTGGAGCGCAATGAGATTTACGTGGTAACGAACTTACACGATCAATCGGTGCTGGCCAACGTGAGTTGCATCACGGTGGGAATGATTCGATTACCCGATTCTGTATTTCTGGATCAGCCCTCCAAACTAGGGTTGCCTTATGTGGGCGGGACCCTTTTCCAGACTCCTTTGTCCCAGCCGTGGATCAAAGGAGGTCGGCCCAGAAACTAA
- the LOC131892851 gene encoding polynucleotide 5'-hydroxyl-kinase NOL9-like isoform X1 produces the protein MHACNARTIHPRVAVVAHPRPLRSRRARFARFARFTRFAGFPSSYTLHRVRPTSSRMVEFFPLAVTIPSTTGPDHETPHSGGACLAVVPMGQQFHLKGRCRLSVWSTAHGIRVLGWQMTHGQPAQIVASPRGYSLLAIEAVPTPDPTAPLPRIGPQAQGEKVKSHWSSAQATSTADPSAIPQIRARVRSLISPDQMSEARLDTIMLSPSALVYCQAVNSDWQTRLESTLPHVVNIGLFGRDWPNHALSPLPTLHAEAEKRLNVSLVDAGALHSFRLFTPHPSWASIWPDPSSAKPHRPDHPPRIFVAGGKGVGKSTLAKWLFHQLLGHYPQVVWVDLDPGQSELSIPGFICASVLASPLLGPNFTHLDCPLHTRFFVGDIDVCNVMQRYKAASRLMASVLAQDQGLGQWPWVINNLGFTGSIGLSILREALLTWRPSTLVSITSVSQRKNYPADLSTWTRQLGLAQTRVIRLPAVPERTSDCRGESRPTHWGLPEPRKLREIVLLAFLAHFPRPLKEMEPYVVSLDAVRVNILDRNVGASPQSRAQYLFRMNASIVSLECDRFSWSNDKESDLNLSVGVGIIRGIDVERNEIYVVTNLHDQSVLANVSCITVGMIRLPDSVFLDQPSKLGLPYVGGTLFQTPLSQPWIKGGRPRN, from the exons atgcatgcatgcaatGCACGCACGATTCATCCACGTGTTGCTGTAGTGGCCCATCCACGCCCACTAAGATCCAGGCGGGCACGATTCGCTCGATTCGCTCGATTCACTCGATTTGCTGGCTTCCCGAGTTCATACACATTACACAGA GTCCGACCGACCTCATCCAGGATGGTCGAGTTCTTCCCTCTGGCCGTGACGATCCCCTCAACCACCGGACCAGACCATGAAACACCCCACTCCGGCGGGGCGTGTCTAGCCGTGGTGCCCATGGGCCAACAGTTCCATTTGAAAGGACGCTGCAGGCTCAGCGTTTGGAGCACGGCCCACGGGATTCGGGTCCTGGGTTGGCAAATGACGCATGGCCAGCCCGCTCAAATCGTGGCCTCGCCCCGTGGTTACAGTCTCTTGGCCATTGAAGCCGTGCCCACCCCAGACCCGACCGCCCCGCTCCCCAGGATAGGACCCCAAGCCCAGGGAGAGAAGGTCAAGTCCCACTGGTCCTCGGCCCAGGCGACGTCCACAGCCGACCCAAGCGCCATCCCGCAGATCCGGGCTCGCGTTCGTTCGTTGATCTCGCCCGACCAGATGTCTGAGGCTCGTTTGGACACCATAATGCTAAGCCCCTCGGCCCTGGTGTACTGCCAAGCCGTGAATTCGGATTGGCAAACCCGTTTGGAGTCCACCTTACCGCACGTGGTCAACATCGGCCTATTTGGGCGCGATTGGCCCAACCACGCCCTCTCACCCCTACCTACTCTTCACGCCGAAGCCGAAAAGCGGCTCAACGTGAGTTTGGTCGACGCGGGCGCTTTGCATTCGTTCCGTTTATTCACCCCCCATCCAAGTTGGGCCTCGATTTGGCCCGACCCCTCGTCAGCCAAACCCCACCGCCCAGATC ACCCGCCCCGGATCTTTGTGGCTGGCGGCAAAGGCGTAGGCAAATCCACATTAGCCAAATGGCTGTTCCATCAGTTATTGGGCCACTATCCCCAGGTGGTGTGGGTTGATCTGGACCCCGGTCAATCCGAGTTGTCGATTCCCG GCTTTATTTGCGCCTCGGTCTTGGCCTCGCCGCTTCTGGGTCCCAACTTCACGCATCTCGATTGTCCGCTCCACACCCGCTTCTTCGTAGGTGACATCGATGTGTGCAACGTGATGCAGCGCTATAAGGCCGCCTCTCGATTGATGGCCTCCGTCCTGGCCCAAGACCAGGGCCTAGGCCAATGGCCTTGGGTCATCAACAACTTGGGCTTCACTGGCTCGATCGGACTCTCGATTTTACGCGAGGCTCTTCTCACGTGGCGTCCTAGCACCCTCGTGTCGATCACGAGTGTTAGTCAACGCAAGAATTACCCCGCGGATCTGTCCACTTGGACGCGACAATTGGGTTTGGCTCAAACCCGCGTGATTCGCTTACCAGCTGTACCTGAGCGGACCTCCGATTGCCGCGGAGAATCACGTCCCACCCACTGGGGTTTGCCCGAACCTCGGAAACTGCGAGAGATCGTGCTTCTGGCTTTCTTGGCCCATTTCCCTCGGCCCCTCAAAGAGATGGAACCGTATGTCGTATCATTGGATGCCGTCCGGGTGAACATCCTTGACCGCAATGTGGGTGCCAGTCCTCAATCTCGAGCTCAGTACTTGTTTCGCATGAACGCGTCCATCGTGTCTTTGGAGTGCGATCGATTTTCATGGAGTAATGATAAGGAATCGGACCTCAATCTTAGTGTGGGCGTGGGCATCATTCGTGGGATTGACGTGGAGCGCAATGAGATTTACGTGGTAACGAACTTACACGATCAATCGGTGCTGGCCAACGTGAGTTGCATCACGGTGGGAATGATTCGATTACCCGATTCTGTATTTCTGGATCAGCCCTCCAAACTAGGGTTGCCTTATGTGGGCGGGACCCTTTTCCAGACTCCTTTGTCCCAGCCGTGGATCAAAGGAGGTCGGCCCAGAAACTAA
- the LOC131892843 gene encoding rho GTPase-activating protein 100F-like, giving the protein MLCCGREKDSGRDMKSAQNTPSRQPMNMPYPQQQKPHPQQPGLAPPPLSQPIRHPGLMPVAQMNNSFDDQGKKPSGISEEVFRQLETVQNRYDSTTAEAFRMVQKSGEMVVRTLDPRQFIRLASETAPKINIDTNDPDSVTTFVEIVKRPGQTLGLYIREGNGIDRTDGVFISRIAIDSAVYSSGCLQLGDEILAVNLVDVTRMSLDDVVIIMSIPRRLVLTTRRSRVRGYLGNGQNGGFVDSGKATPPVVVYKGDRNDLGTYHRGDYDTNPVDSPRGRDYMPYRDSRTLTWDRNPKPDRNDPKYFPVNSLPRQSVPPNGRPVGNGARPYVGNSVNEPYMPSGRAEDASVMPPPMRELNTGYPPMETRYISNSNDNGYGYTGPAVVAPDYNNYGAEDDPNLPGRGQRLLQRMGSDPSAHYSNSMGRHSVSSPSGGRRANTLQYPSRHQYSRGSLGSAQPRSRNYSGFDYASDTEALQSPGMSMRMSRTAGRGFPVSSTRSSSLPRTFQREALLRHPELSMEMDRLIPDPGNLSGLSTDDQLSDPGANSAPESIVTARRRGYRSPSSYSAMGAEAYQNRGGRSSSNALAVNPRREMRRTPSTSAIYETLRRSRELRETLSRPSSRLSFDNIPDKLRDPVADAQYYSDSEHHYTGATYGQRQELRRLRNRTISGLEHLRSSTDDPNIPSSRPSSAQDRVITPSFANEKDNGQSFIDFNPADFIKYKSEAIPENGGVRLSGILNLHLLAGRGLRTGGRSRRIRDLYCVVEVDHIHKARTVVRSGGINFDWDERFELDMANNLEVEFLVYSWDPQLRHRLCYRASLRLATLFGKGQTFQQVALRLHPAGTLYLTLSFLPLTEAYDRARYQQAGQKLFGVDLETVLEQEANGYLVPTILKRCVDEIERRGLDIIGIYRLCGAETKKNMLRLAFEEAPETVDLSSENVPDINVITGLVKEYLRELPQPVFTNCLYQMLVDAMGVFLPHDPDGNAKLVFSILDCLPKANRNCLVHIMDHLARVTAQCTRNKMNPQNLAICFAPVLMLEMNDRNPAAVPNISEPIQILKYLIEIWPKTQE; this is encoded by the exons ATGTTGTGCTGTGGTCGTGAGAAAGATTCGGGGAGGGACATGAAGTCCGCTCAAAACACGCCCTCCCGTCAACCGATGAACATGCCTTACCCACAACAGCAGAAGCCTCATCCTCAGCAACCCGGTTTAGCACCACCCCCGTTGAGCCAGCCCATCCGCCACCCAGGACTGATGCCTGTCGCACAAATGAACAACAGCTTTGATGACCAAGGGAAAAAG CCGAGTGGAATCTCTGAAGAGGTATTCCGTCAACTGGAAACGGTGCAGAATCGGTATGATTCGACAACAGCAGAGGCCTTTCGGATGGTCCAGAAATCAGGAGAGATGGTGGTTCGAACTTTGGATCCGAGGCAATTTATTCGGTTGGCCAGTGAGACTGCTCCCAAAATCAACATTGATACAAAT GACCCGGATTCTGTCACCACCTTCGTGGAGATTGTTAAACGACCAGGCCAAACTTTAGGTCTGTACATTCGTGAGGGCAACGGGATCGATCGCACGGACGGAGTCTTCATTTCACGAATAGCCATTGATAGTGCCGTGTATAGTAGTGGTTGTCTCCAATTGGGCGATGAAATCTTGGCCGTGAATCTGGTGGATGTCACTCGAATGAGTTTGGATGATGTAGTGATAATTATGAGCATCCCCCGACGTCTTGTTTTGACAACAAGGCGGTCTCGGGTTCGAGGCTATTTGGGCAACGGTCAGAACGGAGGGTTTGTGGACAGTGGGAAGGCCACTCCACCTGTGGTAGTGTACAAAGGGGACCGAAACGACTTGGGCACGTATCACCGAGGTGATTACGACACGAATCCAGTCGACTCGCCTCGAGGACGTGATTATATGCCTTACAGAGATTCGAGAACGCTCACTTGGGATCGAAACCCAAAGCCTGATCGGAATGATCCCAAGTACTTTCCAGTCAATAGTCTCCCACGGCAAAGTGTTCCTCCCAACGGTCGACCCGTGGGGAATGGTGCCCGTCCTTACGTCGGCAACTCGGTCAACGAGCCCTACATGCCTAGTGGGCGGGCCGAAGACGCCTCAGTCATGCCCCCTCCAATGCGCGAGCTGAATACGGGCTATCCTCCAATGGAAACCAGATACATATCCAACTCAAATGATAATGGATATGGGTACACAGGTCCGGCTGTTGTCGCGCCAGACTATAATAACTATGGTGCTGAAGACGATCCCAACTTGCCTGGTCGGGGACAACGCCTGCTTCAACGGATGGGAAGCGACCCCTCGGCCCACTACTCAAACTCAATGGGTCGACACTCAGTTTCGAGCCCCTCGGGTGGGAGGCGAGCTAATACCTTGCAGTATCCCTCACGACACCAGTATTCACGAGGATCCCTCGGATCTGCACAACCTCGATCTCGTAACTACTCTGGGTTTGATTATGCATCGGACACTGAGGCACTCCAATCCCCGGGGATGTCCATGCGGATGTCACGAACTGCAGGGCGGGGTTTCCCCGTGTCTTCGACTAGATCCAGTTCTTTGCCTCGCACGTTCCAGCGTGAAGCGTTGTTAAGACATCCAGAACTGAGTATGGAAATGGATCGTCTTATTCCCGATCCAGGAAATCTCTCTGGGTTATCCACCGACGATCAACTGAGTGACCCTGGGGCCAACTCTGCCCCTGAATCAATTGTAACTGCCAGGAGAAGAG GTTACCGATCTCCATCTTCCTACTCTGCAATGGGGGCTGAGGCCTATCAGAACCGAGGGGGACGATCATCATCCAACGCATTAGCTGTAAATCCGAGGAGAGAAATGAGACGAACTCCATCCACAAGTGCAATTTACGAAACTCTCAGACGATCTCGAGAATTGAGGGAAACCTTAAGCCGACCGTCTTCGCGATTGTCATTCGATAATATTCCCGATAAATTAAGAGACCCAGTG GCTGATGCGCAGTATTACTCCGATTCCGAGCATCATTACACTGGAGCAACCTATGGCCAAAGACAAGAGCTTCGTCGTTTGCGTAATCGCACTATTTCTGGCCTGGAACATTTGCGATCCTCGACCGATGATCCAAACATCCCATCAAGTCGACCATCATCTGCTCAGGATCGAGTCATTACGCCCTCATTCGCCAACGAGAAAGATAATGGTCAAAGCTTTATCGACTTCAACCCTGCTG ATTTCATCAAGTACAAATCTGAGGCTATTCCTGAAAACGGTGGCGTGCGGTTAAGCGGAATCCTCAATTTACATCTATTGGCGGGTCGAGGACTACGCACTGGGGGCCGTTCAAGGCGCATTCGAGATCTCTATTGTGTGGTTGAAGTCGATCACATCCATAAAGCGCGAACAGTGGTCCGTAGTGGCggcatcaattttgattggGACGAACG ATTCGAACTGGATATGGCCAATAACCTGGAGGTGGAGTTCCTGGTCTACTCTTGGGATCCCCAGCTTCGCCACCGTCTCTGCTACCGTGCTTCGCTGCGTCTGGCCACGCTCTTCGGAAAAGGCCAGACCTTTCAGCAAGTGGCCTTGCGGCTCCATCCCGCGGGCACACTCTATCTCACCCTAAGCTTCCTGCCACTTACTGAGGCCTACGATCGAGCACGATACCAGCAAGCCGGTCAAAAGCTATTCGGCGTGGATCTTGAAACCGTATTGGAACAAGAGGCCAACGGGTACCTAGTGCCCACCATCTTGAAGCGCTGCGTGGACGAAATCGAGCGCCGCGGTTTGGACATCATCGGGATCTATCGCTTGTGCGGAGCTGAAACCAAGAAGAATATGCTCCGCTTGGCGTTTGAGGAAGCGCCAGAAACGGTGGACCTAAGTTCGGAGAATGTGCCTGATATCAATGTCATCACAG GACTGGTGAAGGAGTATTTGCGTGAGCTACCTCAGCCTGTGTTCACCAATTGTTTGTATCAAATGCTAGTGGATGCCATGGGTGTTTTCCTGCCTCACGACCCAGACGGGAATGCCAAACTGGTATTCTCGATTCTTGACTGTCTTCCCAAAGCCAACAGG AACTGCCTGGTCCACATCATGGATCATCTGGCCCGAGTCACCGCCCAATGCACCCGGAACAAGATGAACCCGCAAAACTTGGCCATTTGTTTCGCCCCCGTGCTCATGCTTGAGATGAATGATAGAAATCCGGCCGCTGTGCCAAACATATCAGAGCCAATCCAAATCCTGAAATATCTCATCGAAATATGGCCCAAAACCCAGGAATAG
- the LOC131892853 gene encoding SET and MYND domain-containing protein 4-like, protein MTDISTLRRNGSHQTIQSDNRGQFGNLWRHVQRLNSYPQILIDFQAKTSNYERIRYALPFLECVKLVPIFRLKDSTLAESNRLKGNEYFKKKDFANAMRLYNTSILNAQHELDPDKTLSLAVANRSACWHHMNEPEMVIRDIQYAIAMGYPDKQKYKLYLRLAKAQRNLGQTTKALTSLMIAKSTLTATEEGNIKEAALKQIQHDQEEIKADTTRPVLQGPGANTLHPPSAGKEAEGRIRVEFDPNLGRHVVAAADLQVGDLLLQESPYASALYPEQFGSHCQECLHPLKAFIPCRTCSGVAFCSAECAQKGEVYHRVECQFAEALRGFGCSQVARLALRMISQRKFDDVMALKMQLQSFKTDQETPADLDPYVQAYNLSGNDEQREADDQLERALMACLLLQTLEKGGYFPPHFSDFEYVFIGSLLLRNLQVLQFNAHEVYEILRPDRVSLTPSKSHQIALAIYPRASYFNHSCHGEVGRFFNGKTMGLRVLRPIKKGQEIHDNYGPTFYLKAFNERRRELDARYWFQCGCTACLENWPLLARLPKSEPRQEVEKAFQSGCEHIKNGQVESAIRDFAVVLHQECQLSEMRMPSQGYIKAEDKIRTCISNYGKAVFIDKMLK, encoded by the exons ATGACGGATATATCCACTCTCCGACGAAATGGAAGTCATCAGACCATTCAGTCGGACAACCGAGGTCAATTTGGCAACCTTTGGCGTCACGTTCAAAGGTTGAACTCGTACCCTCAAATCTTAATCGACTTTCAAGCCAAGACGTCCAATTACGAACGGATCCGGTATGCCTTACCATTCTTGGAGTGCGTGAAATTGGTGCCCATTTTCCGACTCAAAGACTCAACATTGGCTGAAAGTAACCGTCTCAAAGGGAACGAATacttcaaaaagaaagacTTTGCCAATGCCATGCGGCTCTACAACACAAGCATTCTCAATGCGCAGCATGAATTGGAT CCAGATAAGACGTTGAGCTTGGCCGTAGCCAATCGCTCGGCTTGTTGGCATCACATGAATGAACCTGAAATGGTGATCCGAGACATCCAGTATGCCATTGCCATGGGCTATCCCGACAAACAGAAGTATAAG CTCTATCTTCGTCTGGCAAAGGCTCAGAGAAATTTGGGACAAACAACCAAGGCCCTCACCTCGCTCATGATAGCTAAGTCAACTCTAACCGCCACGGAAGAAGGCAACATCAAGGAGGCGGCCCTCAAACAAATTCAACACGACCAAGAGGAAATCAAAGCCGACACGACTCGCCCAGTACTCCAAGGCCCTGGGGCAAACACACTCCATCCACCTTCGGCTGGGAAGGAAGCAGAGGGTCGAATACGGGTCGAATTTGATCCCAACCTCGGCCGGCATGTTGTAGCCGCTGCGGATTTGCAAGTGGGAGATTTGCTCCTCCAAGAGTCTCCTTATGCATCTGCCCTTTACCCCGAGCAGTTTGGGTCACACTGCCAAGAGTGTCTCCACCCCCTTAAAGCCTTCATTCCGTGTCGAACTTGTAGCGGAGTGGCGTTCTGCTCGGCGGAATGCGCCCAAAAAGGTGAAGTTTATCATAGAGTAGAATGTCAGTTCGCCGAGGCTTTGCGGGGATTTGGATGCAGCCAGGTGGCTCGTCTGGCATTGCGGATGATCTCTCAGCGAAAATTTGATGACGTCATGGCCTTAAAGATGCAACTTCAGTCCTTCAAGACGGATCAAGAGACCCCCGCCGATCTGGATCCGTATGTTCAGGCTTATAACTTGTCCGGCAACGATGAGCAGCGTGAGGCCGATGACCAATTGGAGAGAGCCCTCATGGCCTGCCTTTTGTTGCAGACATTGGAAAAGGGCGGTTATTTTCCACCTCACTTCTCCGACTTTGAGTATGTGTTCATTGGGTCGCTCTTGTTACGCAATCTCCAAGTGCTGCAATTCAACGCCCACGAAGTCTATGAGATCCTTCGACCCGACCGAGTGAGCTTGACGCCTAGTAAAAGTCATCAAATTGCATTGGCCATCTATCCCAGGGCTTCTTACTTTAACCACTCGTGTCATGGGGAAGTGGGTCGATTCTTCAACGGCAAGACCATGGGCCTTCGAGTTCTCAGACCGATCAAGAAAGGCCAGGAAATTCACGACAATTACGGCCCCACTTTCTATTTGAAGGCCTTCAACGAGCGCCGTAGGGAGCTGGATGCGCGTTATTGGTTTCAATGCGGATGCACCGCTTGTCTGGAGAATTGGCCTTTGTTGGCTCGACTTCCCAAGTCCGAACCCAGACAAGAGGTTGAAAAGGCCTTTCAAAGTGGATGCGAACACATAAAGAACGGCCAAGTTGAATCTGCCATCCGGGATTTTGCCGTGGTCTTACATCAGGAATGCCAGCTCTCCGAGATGAGGATGCCCTCTCAGGGCTACATTAAAGCGGAAGATAAGATACGAACGTGCATCTCAAATTACGGCAAAGCCGTGTTTATTGATAAGATGctcaaataa